The window ATCGGCGTGTGTCTTTGCTCGTAGGGGATCCATTGGGCCGTCTGGGAACACCCGGCTGGACGATCACGAACTGGACGGGGGGAGTGCGGGTCCGCTCGAAGCTCGCTCCTGCGTGTCTGGTGAGGTTGGCGACCTCTTCGGTGGCTCGCTTGAGCACCTCGGCCGGGATGTGCCCCTCCAGGGCTACCTCGTGCGGTCGGTCCATGTCCTCGTCGGGAAGGAGCACATGCATCACCCCTGCCGGCTCTCACTCACGGCCGGAGGCCGCGGGGATGCTAGAATTTTCGGTTCACCTGGTGCCGCTCGTTAGCGCGGTAATCGGCTCCTGGGGTGAGCTGTGATGCCGACGATAGGGATTTCCCCGGCGAACAATGGACTGAGCACGCGCCGCGGAGGACGTCATTCCGGGAAAGGGCGTCCCATCCGCATCGCTGGGCTCGTGTCTTGCGTTGTCCTCTTGATCGCGAGCTGCTCATTCACATCCGGGTCGGCGACCACGGCGCTCTCGGACACGTCGATACGGTCGACCCGGTCGTCACAGCCCGGCACGCCGGCCGCAACCCGCTCCGCGACAAGGCGGCCGGCGCTGAAGCCCATCGATCCGGCCGCATTTCGGGCCGTCGTGGCCGCCGCAGCCAAGAAGCTCCTGGTCCCCGGGGCGGTGGTCGTGCTCCGCACCCCGCAGGGGAACTTTGAAGCGAGGGCCGGCACCACAAAGCTGGGCACGCAGACGCCGCCGGATGCGGACACTCATGTCCGGATCGCCTCGAACACCAAGACCATGACGTCGGCGCTGATCGTGCTACTCGCCCAGGACGGCAAGCTTCGGTTCGACGACCCAGTGTCCACATACGTCCCAGATGTGCCCAACGGCAAGAACATCACCATCGCAGAGCTGCTGAAGATGCGGAGCGGGCTTTACAACTACACGAATGCGCCCGAGTTGGCGGCGGCTCTGGACGCCGACCCGACGAAGGTCTGGACACCGCAGGAGGTATTGGCCATCGCGTTCCGGCGCCCGCCGCAGTTCCAGCCCGGTACGTCCTACGACTACAGCAACACCAACTACGCATTGCTGGGTCTGATCGCCGAGAAGGCCGGTGGGCGCCCATTGGCCCAGCAATTCCAGGACCGCTTGTTCGGCCCGCTCGGGCTGCGGCAGACTTCGCTTCCCGCCGCCGAAGACAACTCCATCCCGGATCGTTACTCGCATGGCTACATGTACGGCGGATCCTCCTATGCGCTGGTCGACAAGCAGTACCCCGCCGACCTGCAGACCGCCGCACGCAACGGAACACTCCAGCCCGTCGACTACACCAACCAGAACTCCTCCTACGCAACCGCTGCCGGTGGCGTCCTCTCCACGGCGGGCAACCTGGCCACGTGGATCCGAGCACTGGTTTCCGGCACGGTCTTGAATGCCGAGTACCAGCAACGATGGCTTCACAGCCTGCAACCCGAGGACCCGGACACACCCGATGGGCAGCAATACGGCTACGGCATCGCCTATCAACGTTTCGGGCCGAACGCCTCGATGTACTACCACGGCGGTGAACTTCCGGGCTTCAACTCGTTCATCGGCCATGACGCAGATAACAACGTGACGCTCGTGATATGGACGAACTTGACCCTGTCGCCCGACGGCAGGACTACGGCGAATGCCCTACTGCCGGCAGTTCTCGATGAGATTTACGCCGGGCTATCGCTGTCGCCCACACCATCCCCTACCACCACCAGGTAATGCGGTCCGACACGTCACCGTCGCCGTGGTGCGCAGCAGCGGGATCCGTCGGTCGGTCGTCTTCCCCTTCACGGCGGCTGCTGAAGCTGGGGCAGCAGGCGTTGCCGGTGCTGGTACACCTGCGCTAAGGCGAGACGTTCAGCGAGCTCGGGGCCGGATTCGGGGTGTCCACGGCGACCGCCTGGCGGTATGTCGAAGAGACGGTGACGCTGCTGCCGGCCTGAACGGCCCGGGTCATCGCATCACTGGACGCAACGATCGTGTGGACCTCGGGCGCGCTACCAGTAAGGCGCATGACCTGAGCGCAGCTATCAAGGGGCGGGAGCGGAGGGGGCGAGGCGATCCCGGACCAGGCGCTGCCGTTCCGCTGACAGGCCCTGGTCCCTCATGGCCCGATGCAACAGGGAAAAATCGCACCCATGCGCGCTCATATGGTCGAGGAGAGGTTCGTAGCGATCGGCCCTGTCCCGCACGAGTTCCGTCGCCAACCGTAGTTCCAAACGAACCGCAGGAACCTGGTGCGAGCCACATGCGATCCACACGTAGTGCTGCCACGGGCCGCGACCAACGCATTCCATCCCGTCCGAGTCAACCTGCCTCTCAACGGTGCTCATTTCCACCTTGACCCCGTGTACCTCGTACCTGGCGAAGTATTGCGAGGACTCTGGCAGCCACGAGGCGGCATGAAGGCAGGGAAACGAGGCGAGCGCGGCACCGAACGTATCCACGTCCTCTCGCCGCGCCGCCAGGAGGTCGATGTCCCCGACAGGAAGCCGAACACCCTGGAGAAGAGCCGCGCTCGTTCCCCCCAGGCGATAAGTGATGTCGGCACCTTCGGCTCGCATGATGGTGAGCACCGTGTCCAGCGCCGCAGTGATGTCCGCCACCCGGAGAAATGTTCCACCGTTGTCCATGGCAGGCAGCCTAAGAGCATGAGGTTGCGATATGTCAGTCCTCTCAGGTCACACACCGGCGCCAGCAGATCAACGAATTCATGAGGACCTCGACGAGTCGGTGGATCTGGGCGACTCCCTCCGCGTCGGTCTTGGTCGCGAAGGTCTCCGGAGCCGGACGGTCCACGCCGCCCGGCCCGGACACTCCACGCCGTCCGGGCCGGGGTGGCGAGCCTGGAACCGCCGGACGGCAGCTTGCGCACACGACCGGGGCGCGGCGCACCCGAGCTCCGTGCGAGCCATGCCCAGGATGAGGTTGCGACGAGGGCTGTTCGAGTAGTCGCCGGATTCTCAAAACCGTTTGCGCGAAAGGCGCGTCCAATACACCGAGTGGGCAGGTAGCGCCGTCTGGGTCACCGCGTCGCTCCATGGTCCCCGCGAGAACTCGATGGAGTGGGAGTGAGTATGGGGATCTTCA is drawn from Nonomuraea muscovyensis and contains these coding sequences:
- a CDS encoding serine hydrolase domain-containing protein, with product MAAAAKKLLVPGAVVVLRTPQGNFEARAGTTKLGTQTPPDADTHVRIASNTKTMTSALIVLLAQDGKLRFDDPVSTYVPDVPNGKNITIAELLKMRSGLYNYTNAPELAAALDADPTKVWTPQEVLAIAFRRPPQFQPGTSYDYSNTNYALLGLIAEKAGGRPLAQQFQDRLFGPLGLRQTSLPAAEDNSIPDRYSHGYMYGGSSYALVDKQYPADLQTAARNGTLQPVDYTNQNSSYATAAGGVLSTAGNLATWIRALVSGTVLNAEYQQRWLHSLQPEDPDTPDGQQYGYGIAYQRFGPNASMYYHGGELPGFNSFIGHDADNNVTLVIWTNLTLSPDGRTTANALLPAVLDEIYAGLSLSPTPSPTTTR